One Pseudomonas tolaasii NCPPB 2192 genomic window carries:
- a CDS encoding TetR/AcrR family transcriptional regulator → MVAKKLSAPNVTKTRLLDATEALFIKYGYDAVLLRQITERAQVNLAAVNYHFGDKDSLMKTLLMQRLEPLNEQRLELLARCEAESDGPLDCDTLLGVLFAPAMGLERSDPASGEGRSFIRFLGRVYSDTSPFIQEYLKVHYQPVFQRFFEAFALALPDLPRNELGVRLQFALKAISGVMAGTELRLLMNSMSLGRPATDAEVMAKLITLVSAAIRVPQQSPEAETALAKVLDTQRAIREKTALPVTAKA, encoded by the coding sequence ATGGTCGCGAAGAAACTCAGCGCTCCAAACGTTACCAAGACTCGACTGCTGGATGCGACAGAGGCTCTCTTCATCAAATACGGCTACGACGCCGTGCTGCTGCGGCAGATTACCGAGCGGGCCCAGGTGAACCTGGCCGCCGTGAATTACCACTTCGGGGACAAGGATTCCCTGATGAAAACCCTGTTGATGCAGCGCCTGGAACCCCTCAACGAGCAGCGCCTTGAGTTGCTCGCGCGCTGCGAAGCCGAATCCGACGGCCCCCTCGACTGCGATACGTTACTGGGTGTGCTGTTCGCCCCGGCGATGGGCCTGGAGCGCAGCGACCCGGCCAGCGGGGAAGGGCGCTCCTTCATCCGTTTCCTTGGCCGCGTGTACAGCGACACCTCACCGTTTATTCAGGAATACCTCAAGGTGCATTACCAGCCGGTGTTCCAGCGCTTCTTCGAAGCCTTCGCCCTGGCCCTGCCGGACCTGCCGCGCAACGAACTGGGGGTGCGCCTGCAATTTGCCCTCAAGGCGATTTCCGGCGTGATGGCCGGCACCGAACTGCGCCTGCTGATGAACTCCATGAGCCTCGGTCGCCCGGCGACGGATGCTGAGGTGATGGCCAAGCTGATCACCCTGGTGTCGGCGGCGATTCGAGTACCGCAGCAAAGCCCCGAAGCGGAAACTGCGCTGGCCAAAGTGCTCGACACCCAGCGCGCCATTCGCGAAAAAACGGCGCTGCCCGTCACTGCCAAGGCGTAA
- a CDS encoding ABC transporter ATP-binding protein — MMTENPAHPGLISLQGIGKSYQLAGQHLSILNDVCLNIARGDSCGILGASGSGKSTLLNILGLLDLPNGGQYHFAGHDIFNASPDELAAIRNQQIGFVFQSFNLLPRLSALDNVALPLSYRGVSRHESVEQAQRMLEQVGLAERAHHRPADLSGGQRQRVAIARALVGKPSVILADEPTGNLDSSTAQEIMDLLLALNREQQVTLIIVTHDPHIAERLERKILVRNGAVHEAARP, encoded by the coding sequence ATGATGACAGAGAACCCCGCGCACCCAGGCTTGATCTCCCTGCAAGGCATCGGCAAAAGCTATCAGCTGGCCGGGCAGCACCTGTCCATTCTCAATGACGTTTGCCTGAACATCGCCCGTGGCGACAGCTGCGGCATTCTCGGTGCGTCCGGCTCCGGCAAAAGCACCCTGCTCAACATCCTCGGCTTGCTGGACTTGCCCAACGGCGGCCAATACCACTTCGCCGGCCATGACATTTTCAACGCGAGCCCGGATGAGCTGGCGGCCATCCGCAATCAGCAGATTGGTTTCGTGTTCCAGAGCTTCAACCTGCTGCCGCGCCTCAGCGCCCTGGACAATGTGGCGTTGCCCCTGAGTTATCGCGGGGTGTCGCGCCATGAGTCGGTGGAACAGGCGCAACGCATGCTCGAACAGGTGGGCCTGGCCGAACGCGCGCACCACCGCCCTGCCGACCTGTCCGGTGGCCAGCGCCAGCGCGTCGCCATTGCCCGCGCGCTGGTGGGCAAGCCCTCGGTGATTCTGGCCGACGAACCCACCGGCAACCTCGACAGCAGCACGGCCCAGGAGATCATGGACTTGCTGCTGGCGCTGAACCGCGAGCAGCAGGTCACGCTGATTATCGTCACCCACGACCCGCACATCGCCGAGCGCCTGGAGCGCAAGATTCTGGTGCGCAATGGCGCGGTGCATGAGGCTGCGCGCCCATGA
- a CDS encoding NADP-dependent glyceraldehyde-3-phosphate dehydrogenase — MTTSNLLAQLFPASAAEVPEQFRLGAPIEQRDYLVDGQLHVWNGPLAKVQSPVQFGDERVHIGSTPLLDADTALTALDAAVRAYDRGQGEWPTMRVADRIQHVEAFLRRMREQRDAVVKLLMWEIGKNLKDSQKEFDRTCDYITDTINALKELDRRSSRFELEQDTLGQIRRVPLGVSLCMGPYNYPLNETFTTLIPALIMGNTVVFKPAKLGVLLIRPLLEAFRDSFPAGVINVIYGSGRETVSALMASGKIDIFAFIGTNKAASDLKKLHPKPHRLRAALGLDAKNPGIVLPEVDLDNAVSEAVTGSLSFNGQRCTALKILFVHEDVVASFIEKFNQKLTTLKPGMPWEDGVALTPLPEVGKVDYLNSLVADAAQHGARVVNEHGAESRGSFFYPAVLYPVNPQMRVYHEEQFGPVVPIVPYRDVETVIDYVLDSDFGQQLSIFGTNAVEVGRLVDTFANQVGRININAQCQRGPDTFPFNGRKNSAEGTLSVHDALRVFSIRTLVATKFQESNKALVSDILRNRDSSFLTTDYIF, encoded by the coding sequence ATGACCACCAGCAACCTGCTCGCCCAGCTGTTTCCCGCCTCCGCCGCCGAAGTGCCCGAGCAATTCCGGTTGGGAGCGCCGATTGAACAGCGTGATTACCTGGTCGACGGCCAGTTGCACGTGTGGAACGGCCCATTGGCCAAGGTGCAAAGCCCGGTGCAGTTTGGCGACGAGCGCGTGCACATCGGCAGCACGCCGTTGCTGGACGCCGACACCGCCCTCACCGCCCTCGACGCCGCCGTGCGCGCCTACGACCGTGGCCAGGGCGAATGGCCGACGATGCGCGTGGCCGACCGCATCCAGCACGTTGAAGCCTTTTTGCGGCGCATGCGCGAACAGCGCGACGCGGTGGTCAAGCTGCTGATGTGGGAGATCGGCAAAAACCTCAAAGACTCGCAGAAAGAATTCGACCGCACCTGCGACTACATCACCGACACCATCAATGCGTTGAAGGAACTCGACCGTCGCTCCAGCCGCTTCGAACTGGAACAGGACACCCTCGGGCAAATCCGCCGCGTGCCGCTGGGCGTTTCGCTGTGCATGGGCCCCTACAACTACCCCTTGAACGAAACGTTTACCACGCTGATTCCGGCGTTGATCATGGGCAACACCGTGGTATTCAAACCGGCCAAGCTCGGCGTGCTGCTGATTCGCCCGTTGCTGGAGGCCTTCCGCGACAGCTTCCCGGCCGGCGTGATCAACGTGATCTACGGCAGCGGCCGCGAGACCGTCAGCGCGCTGATGGCCAGCGGTAAAATCGACATCTTCGCGTTTATCGGCACCAACAAAGCCGCCAGCGACCTGAAAAAACTGCATCCCAAACCCCACCGCCTGCGCGCCGCGCTGGGCCTGGACGCAAAAAACCCCGGTATCGTGCTGCCCGAAGTGGACCTGGACAATGCCGTGAGCGAGGCCGTTACCGGCTCGCTGTCGTTCAACGGCCAACGTTGCACGGCGTTGAAAATCCTGTTTGTGCATGAAGATGTGGTCGCAAGCTTCATCGAGAAATTCAACCAAAAGCTCACCACGTTGAAACCCGGCATGCCGTGGGAAGACGGCGTGGCGCTGACGCCACTGCCGGAAGTCGGCAAGGTGGACTACCTCAACAGCCTGGTGGCTGACGCCGCGCAGCATGGCGCCAGGGTGGTGAATGAGCATGGCGCTGAAAGCCGCGGCTCGTTTTTCTATCCGGCGGTGCTGTACCCGGTGAACCCGCAGATGCGCGTGTACCACGAGGAGCAGTTCGGCCCGGTGGTGCCGATCGTGCCTTATCGGGACGTGGAGACGGTCATCGACTATGTGCTGGATTCGGACTTCGGCCAGCAGTTGAGCATCTTTGGCACCAACGCCGTGGAAGTCGGCCGGCTGGTGGACACCTTCGCCAACCAGGTCGGCCGCATCAACATCAACGCCCAGTGCCAGCGTGGGCCGGACACCTTTCCGTTCAACGGCCGTAAAAACTCGGCCGAGGGTACGCTGTCGGTGCATGACGCCTTGCGCGTGTTTTCGATCCGCACCCTGGTGGCGACCAAGTTCCAGGAGAGCAACAAGGCGTTGGTCAGCGACATCTTGCGCAACCGTGACTCGAGCTTTTTGACCACGGACTACATTTTCTAA
- a CDS encoding FUSC family protein: MNLPLFARRLLRPLLDPYRRYRHAKLIHAVRVSIGLLATILLTTGINLPHGEWASVTMLIVIGGLQHHGNIGKKAVERAYGTLIGASVGLAIVAQQAWLGQPLLTYLLMSIVCGFFSYHAIGKGGYIALLSAITVFIVAGHGDNPLSDGLWRTVDILIGIVLALAFSFALPLYAVYSWRYNLASALRDCAAIYSRIISGQSVTDDEHLKLLNRLNAAMLQLRSLMPSVSKEVKISMNELDAIQRHLRMCISTLEILGNTRPDPRDEQAMARMQMLLKAEHRQIRVQLVGMARALKSGVTERLERSASPVVDESGLEAPVQSAMDGYRLLTVQLVGNVEGMRGRLAKTASFWKI; this comes from the coding sequence ATGAACCTCCCCCTCTTCGCCCGGCGCCTGCTGCGCCCCCTGCTGGACCCCTACCGCCGCTACCGCCACGCCAAGCTGATCCACGCCGTGCGCGTGTCCATCGGCCTGCTCGCGACCATCCTGCTCACCACCGGCATTAACCTGCCCCACGGCGAATGGGCCTCGGTGACCATGCTGATCGTGATCGGCGGCCTGCAGCACCACGGCAATATCGGCAAAAAAGCCGTGGAACGCGCCTACGGCACCCTGATCGGCGCCAGCGTGGGCCTGGCCATCGTGGCGCAACAGGCGTGGCTCGGCCAGCCGCTGCTGACCTACCTGCTGATGTCCATCGTGTGCGGGTTTTTCTCGTATCACGCCATCGGCAAAGGCGGCTACATCGCGCTGCTGTCAGCGATCACCGTGTTTATCGTCGCAGGCCACGGCGACAACCCGCTGTCGGACGGGCTGTGGCGTACGGTCGATATTCTGATCGGCATCGTATTGGCCCTGGCCTTCTCCTTCGCCCTGCCGTTGTATGCCGTGTACTCGTGGCGCTACAACCTGGCCAGCGCCCTGCGCGACTGCGCCGCCATCTATAGCCGCATCATCAGCGGCCAGTCGGTCACCGATGACGAACACCTCAAACTGCTCAACCGCCTCAACGCCGCCATGCTGCAACTGCGCTCGTTGATGCCGTCGGTGTCCAAGGAGGTGAAGATTTCCATGAATGAGCTGGATGCCATCCAGCGGCATTTGCGGATGTGTATCAGCACGTTGGAGATTTTGGGTAATACGCGGCCGGATCCACGGGATGAGCAGGCGATGGCAAGGATGCAGATGCTGTTGAAGGCGGAGCATCGGCAGATTCGGGTGCAACTGGTGGGGATGGCGCGGGCGTTGAAGTCGGGGGTTACTGAAAGGCTGGAAAGGAGTGCTTCGCCAGTTGTCGACGAGAGTGGGTTGGAGGCGCCGGTGCAGAGTGCGATGGATGGGTATCGGTTGTTGACGGTGCAGTTGGTGGGGAATGTGGAGGGGATGCGAGGGCGGTTGGCGAAGACGGCAAGTTTTTGGAAAATATGA